From Helicoverpa zea isolate HzStark_Cry1AcR chromosome 12, ilHelZeax1.1, whole genome shotgun sequence:
gtttcttttgatcgcgttaacttagaagtttgattttttcactgcctaaagggacaatagacctaggtatttggtataaatttcaatttgaaacctttattctttcgtgagaaataaggtagtaagtttcattttattaaaatattttttttatattatataactaaaaaaatgagtttttcgaaatttttcctatatttgcattatatgacaatgcttcatgccaaatttcaagactctgagtttacgggaagtaccctgtaggttttgattcctttgcgagtgtcgaaaatttgttgaaaatatcgacataatcggctgtatcttttgattggcttggcttagaagtttgatattttcacagcttaaagggacaatagacttgaGTATTTCAtctgaatttcagcttgatacggccacgcgttcttgagataaagggtcttgacagacagacagacagacagacagacagacagacggacaacaaagtgatcctataagggttccgttttttcctttcgaggtacggaaccctaaaaaagcaacaagaaaacaaaagcaagaaagaaattaaaaagatgttaggtgcatcggtctagaagtcggtgtctagaggatgcatctatatttatttaaccaccgagatctagaccgatgcatataaacagttttcttgttgttttagaagttgtttttttttttttgtaaaaagtttttatttttaacttttgtgaaaagttctcgtcaatacgaataatataagcccaaacacgacgtaactaaaacataccgagttctctcgactttctcacgtctccatcatcagataagctctaaaccttcactgtttgatagtatcaccagactgaccagacatacatctgagaatcaagttttaatcctatgcatgcctacaatttctgatagttgccctcgatttctcaggatttccatcatcagatcctgacctgatgacaatggaaataaacggcgagtatactctttcactacaaagaaatgatttctcaaatccgtcgaACTTGGTcatttaaattccccattgaaatgaggaaaatatttgatgtttacacctgattttctctagattcccatggttcacattgatgcgactaatgccatagtaaatcagagcctttatcattatactgtgctatatttcgttcgtatccgccgtgggtatggttttcatactaaggtgcccaatgacctttgaatgatttaaaatttttcacagtttagaggccattatatttaagaagtgtttgatatgaatttcactttttattcaaaactttaatatctctacgcgttcatgtgaaaaagggtaggtagtaagtttataattattaaaaaaatattttatgtcatgtaagcaaaaataatattttaatattttatgtaacttcaaatttatcattttcgcaatttttcctttatctgtactatataacgttgcttcgtgccgaattttaagattctgagttcacgggaagtaccttggccttgtaggttttgattccctagcgtgtgacggaaattcgtctaaggtgtcggtaaaactgctgtatcttttgatcgcgttaacttagaagtttgattttttcattgcttaaagggacaatagacctaggtatttggtataaatttcaatttggtacctttattcgttcgtgagaaataaggtagtaagtttcattctattaaaatatttttattatattatataacaaaaaaaatgagattttcgcaatttttcctatatttgcattatataacaatgcttcatgccaaatttcaagattctgagtttacgggaagtaccctgtaggttttgattcctttgtgagtgtcgagaatttgttgaaaatatcgacataatcggttgtatcttttgattggcttggcttagaagcttgatattttcacagcctaaagggacaatagacccgagtatttcatgtgaatttcagcttgatacgtccacgcgttcttaagataaagggtcttgacagacagacagacggacagacagacggacaacaaagtgatcctataagggttccgttttttcctttcgaggtacggaaccctaaaaaccccACTCCAATTGCCCAATCGACTTAATCGTAGTCGGGAGACTCCTGAGATAAGTGTTCCGCAGTCCCTAATTGCGATTGTTAAgattttttctattgtttttttttgtttttaacgaaATCGGTTTCTTCGTAATGATAATTTTAGAAGCACTTAATTAAAAGATCGCTAAgatctaacaaaaatattattattgccaTATATtgtcaatgtatttttttatatcttataAGCTTTGCTTATACCTATAATTAAATGCTGATCATTCTGGCGCATTCGGAAAAATCGAGCACAGCATAGACATAGGTACATCGTAGAGCTCGCGGTGCGATGACCTGCAAGTGCTGCACGATTACCAGGTCACTGCATTTTTTATGCAAACGTGGACATTCACTTTATTAGCGCtcattatttaatactttatgaAATAGTGCACGTTATACATAACTACTTAAACAAAGGTCATAAATCCGAATAAAATTAGACTGTTTATCTTCAGTGCTTAACACCAGGCAGAACAAACTGCCCTTGGTCATGCATTTAACACATAAAGATGATTCGTAATACAAACTGAGAATAATAACGATTCTTTATATGGTACTGATAATATGTTCACACAGGATATAATAAGTATTAACTGTACGTTAACTAGCGCTGTTTAGCATCTTGCACAAGGAAGAATTTGAACGGAACGGAACAATTGTTATAATTGATGGGCAGTCTATTGATTTTTAGATGTTatgttttcaaatttcaaagtaacattaaaaataacggGAAGTATCCTAACGAAAGCAATTTGTTTAAATTCCAGGTAGTGCAATAGAAAATCATCAAAATGACGGTGGTCACCAACCCAGCACGTACAAACTCAGACGATGAGATCGAGTCGGGGCACGAGAGCGCGGCGGGCGAGTACGCGGCCAGCGCGCTCGACATCGAGGAGCACGCGCGCCTCTACGACGACGAGAAGCAGTCCGACATCGTGTTCGTGGCCGGCATCAACGGCGACACGTGGCGCTACCCCGGCCACCGGCGCGTGCTCGCCGCCACCAGCCCCGTGTTCGCCGCGCTGCTCGCCTGCAAGACCGACGTCATCGTCGTCGACTACATCGACCGGCGCGGCTTCGAGCAGCTCCTCCGCTACCACTACTGCGAGCCCACCCAGCTCAACTCAGTGGGCACGGCGCGGTGTGCCCTCGACGCAGCTTACAAGTTCTTGTGTGCGCCCCTTGCGGAGCGCTGCGCTCGGCGTCTAGATGAAATGTTAGACGCAGGAGTCGCATTAGAGATTCTGCGCGATTTAAGGTTCCTTTGCGCAAGATTACCTGGGGCTGCATCCGCACCACCTCTACCGGCACTCTCCGACGACGCAGCAGCTCGCTCACTCGCACAATGCTCGCGCTGGTGCGACTCTCTAGCTCACAATGCACTGTTGGTGCTAGATGACGACGCAGATACCGCCCTGACTGATGAACGACTCGAAGAGCTAACTTATGAAGACTTATCGCTGATAGTAAAACGAGATACATTACGTGTGTCGAGTGAACTTGTGCTGGCCGAAGCTCTGTCACGGTGGGCCACAGCAGCCTGTAAGCGCACCAAGCGGGAGCTGACTTCAGCTAACAAGAGAGCGGCACTCGGAGAGCTCGCTTATTGTCCGCGTTACTTGCTGCTGTCTGGAGAGGAGCTAGATCGAGCTTTGGGCTTGGAACTTCTGGAGCCGATGGAGCGCGCTTTAGTGACGGCGCGCGCTCGCAAGCTGTCGGCGCCGGTGCCGGTGGGCGCGGAGCAGGAGTCGCTGCtgcggcgctgggcgcggccGCGGCCCGTGGAGCCGGCGGCGCTGCCGGTGCACCTGAGCCCGCGCTCCGAGCCGCCCGTGGACGAGCCGCAGCCCAGCAAGCTGTGCGCTCGCCGCCCCAAGCGCCCTAAGCAGCCCAGCTTCGCGCCAGAAGAAAAACGCAAAAAGAAAGGCTGCTGTGCATGCTTCGGAGAGGGACTCCTACGagcattcatttgtttgttcgACTGAGACAGGGAGCCTACTCATGTGTAAGGTGGTCGTGTGGCATTTTGACAAGTGTGGACAAAGttaactttaatataaaataagacTCTCGACTGAGTGTTAAGTAATGAAGTgacaaaaactaaaatacttATCTTTCCTGTCTATCTGACTTCTTTTTCATTGTAAATGTTGGATTAACTTTATCAAAACAAAGTATACTTTAAGTACATACTTATTCTATTTAATAAGATTCGTTCAATTACTTAACCACttacgaataaataaattaaattccatTTGGATAGACTTGGAGAGGTTCAAAATGTATAGAATGccatcttttgtatttttttacgaatataaaattataactattCGTAATAATGTCTAACTTTTTGAGACTATTTAGTGTTTTGTAGCATTCTGTTAGAACTTATGATTTACTATTATGAATATAGTGTAATTAGACTTATTTTATGCAGCTGAAAATTTGAGGTTTTGAGTAACTATTATGATTATGGAGACCATTTCAAGTCTGTGTTCATTTATACTTTATGACTAGTTTGCTTATGTGGGAAGAGATCTTTGCTAGCTAAATGCTAGGACGAATAGTTCAATATAAACGCGAAGCCGCGTGTTCGTGTAGTAGAATGTGTATGTTgtgatatttatattatttttaattaatcacgTTAATTTTACATGTTTATTATGATTACATATCAAATTGTTTAACAATTTGCATTTATTAACATTTGGTGATATAAATTGGTGCACAAATTGTCATTGTTTAGTTACGTTTCAATTAGTTGTTATTTACTATATTTTGTTGCATTTATTGACAATTGTGTGCAAGATATTTCAAGAGGTTATCTAAAGATAACACGTGTATCGAAGCAGTTCACTGCtgacaataattttaagtaaatgtAGCCAAAACTTTCGAAGAATTTAACGCCAAAATTGTCTTAAAGTTGTAGTTACCTATCTCAAACTAAATCTAGATGATAGAtgttaataacttagcatggggctaaccgaccgtgtgtgaaaaggtgtccctaCATTATCCCTACATTATCCCtacattattaagttagtttttaggTAACCTCTGAGAATTGAGTAGCTTTGCTTAGTTATATTTAGACGAATTGTTTAGTCTAATTCTTCCATATTTTAGTGAAATAGTCACCTAAATATTCACTAGTCGTATACAAAGTACATTAATTGTCAAAGATTTTTTGTgtataagatttttttgaacAAACGTTCGCAGAACGTATTACTTTTGTAATGTACTTAGCTTCAATTGTAATCAATTGTACGTAAATTGTGCCATATCGGATGTGgctatataaacataaaatagaaATGATTTTGGTGTCTTCAATCGTACTTGGATTATAGAGAGTCACTCTCCATTCATTGAGTCttagcaaattaaataaaaatgctttttatgtaattaaattacttattcaATGTATGTCCGTGACGTTTTAAACGAATATTAATGTGAAATGAGATTACTTATAATAGAGATTTTTTCGCAAATTattgtataaattaatttattgtaatcatGAAATATGTGTTCGGCTCAGAGCTGTCAAACAAGGAAACCCATCCTGAGACAAATATATGATGTTAAAATATTAGctacattgttttttatttattctggtAAAGTGTGCACCCGGGCAGGCTTATCTCGATTAGTCCTGGTGCGTGTGGCGCACGTTAATCAGATAGAATATGATAATTATATTCCCCCAACAAACACTAAAATATTGACCTAATTGATTTCATTAAGTAGGTAGATACATGACGCAGGTAGGTCCACTATACAGGAGGGTTCGAATCTACCGGAATTGGGTCGCTGCCTAGAAGTTTAAACTACCTACATCTATTTTATAATTCCAAACTACTTCCTACACCATTAAATACGTGAGTTTGATTGTGCTATCCAAATACTGAGTACTTACACACTCGAAACCTTCGTAAACTTACCTATAGGGCAATTTAAGCGCCTATTATACCTTTCAtactaacaacataataaactcaataataaacaaatatgaaaACATTTCCGTATACCTAATGtaataattacctactttatGTTTAGACAGCCGTTGATAACAGTGCAATAATACAGATTACTGTACTCCAACAAATGCATTATAATTGTAAGTAACACGTCATTAACACTCGCGAACTAAATGTGAGTTACTATTGAGTCTtgttcttctttttcttctacGATGGGCGCCTGGACCCTCAGGTTCGTCATCTGTGACTGGAAACTCATCATTTCCGACCGCGAGTTGTAACCTTCTATCCTATCCACTTTACTCAAAATGTCCATGATGGAATTGCCTGCTGCGATCAAGTCCTGCCTAAGTAGAGCCACCGTGTTCTGTAATTCCAGCATCGAATCAATCTTAGCATCCAGCTTCGTAAACTTATCCAGAATCGTGTGTCTAGCTTTGTGTGTCTGGTTGACTTCTTTGTTGACTCTGGTAAGGATTGCCTTGCGTAATTCTCTGAACTTCCTCTCGTAGGCGCTGTCTTCCCGGCTGTCTCGACTCCTGCGGTCCCCAGTGTTCGTGGACAGCGTGCGGTACTTGTATCCAGAAGTACGCGAAGTGTAACAGCTACTGTGAAATATGTCCGACATtttacgtaaaaatatttttaaaacaaatattactttATCACTCTgtcccttttttatttatttattgtttgatttATATACAAATATGAACAAGGGTTTGAGGTTGTCACTTCGAAAGAAAACTTCGACAGAATTTATCACAAATTTTGAAATGGTGGTTTCATAGCCAAATGATAGCCAAATATGAGAGCCATTTTGCGTTGACAACAAATTGACAATGGTTGACAATGAGTTTTCAGAGGTTTATTCAAAAGAGGTTTTCATACTAATTGTAATAAcagattaaattaataactgTAGATAGCTACACAGGCGCCATCTGGCGTCCGTATGCTACATGCTTTGGGTGTGTTAATAACAGACTTACCTACTAGCATACAATTCACTATCGTTTGGAAGGCTGTTAGTGACCGCTCAGTCATAACGTACTGCTTGGTTCGTCGGTTGTCCACTAGAGGGCATTCAGAGGTTTGATTCAGGATTCAACAGGTGTCCATGTATGGGAAGTGTCCTCAGTAAATTAGACTACAGATCCTTTGATATCACTCTTACTATcaggtaagtaaataatatgtcaacattataatttaacaaATATAGAACTTAATTGCTAACATATTGTGGAACTAAATTCCTAAATTAGCATGGGGACCTGAAAATGATCCTCTATTTTATCTCACAATAAAATTTCGCTTCTGCCTTTAAGTATTATCGAATATACTGCAGAATCTGTAAcaataagaaaattaaatttttgttaAACATTCATATTCACAGTTCAATAGAATTCCACTTGTTGAAAAAAGACGTTGAACAAGGTAATGTGGCATTTTGAATTGAACAAACAATAGAATGGTCATTTTCAAAGGGATCTATTCATAGGACACTTGAAAACGCCTCATAAAAACTtggttaaaaacaataattcagTTTAGTTTAGAGCGCACAATGGGGTGCAAAAACGCTGAAGGTAATTTTTTTCAAGGCATTGTGTGAGAGAACAACATGGGTCCAACAGGTTCGGGACTGTATTATTTCcagataaatttatttttgatgaagTGCAAAAGTCGGTGTTGGGCTTTTGACAGTATTTCGGTAAAATTTGTGATTTGGGCACAATGTGGACACAATCGTCCGTGAAGGGTTCTGCACACATGGGCCCAATATGTCCATTGTGCTTTGTGCGCTGCGACTAATGAATGTCTGGGAACATTCGCTTCTTACACTATTTTTTGTAACACATTTTATAGAGTTCACATGAAAGATGACTTTGCTAAAAGTTATTTCATTCTCTATCTTACGTTGTTACGTTATCGagcattttttgtataataatttactttatcGTAAACTTTGTCCTTTAACACAGACAAAGCTTCACGTGACATTTAAAGAGAAAGATAAACAAATCCTAAAAATGTTCATTATAATTGAACAAAGGAAAATGTACATGTataaaaagttttgttatttcaaCGTCTACTTTTTGAATTATAAACGGAATTGTAAATGATAGGCTGGGAGTAACTGTGTGAAGCTGTCGCGTCTTACACACTTACAATAAGTACCAATTTTAACAGTTGGATAGCAATTATCCTTGTCTATTTGTAGGGCACACCCACACGACGTGTATTGTCGGCGACAGCGAATTTAACGGGCCGTCGGGTGCTGGCCACGTCAGGTACCTACCTGGCACAGACGGTAATAAtagccgaatagcgccgctctcAAGCCACTCTACTTATTGTGAACATACAATAATAGCACTTACAACTAAGCGCCACCTCATACTAAATTGTCATTTTTTCATCCAAACGTAGTTTCGTAGTAAAATTGACAGGTCTCGGTGACGCCAGGGGACAGGTAGAGGTTTTTTTGAAGGGTCTTTCCCAAATTTAGATTTGGGAAGATACGGGTTCAGGTAAGTCAGCTACGATTGATTTACGTAAACGAtactttatacttatttatgatttCAAGAGAGTTTCAATGGAATCATCATTCACAAGAAATATCAGATGTAAACAAAGGGCTTCTCACGACCTACAGTACTTTGAACAGTATGCAGGGTTTGCAGATACTGAAAATTATGATACATCGATACCCATATACTAATTGTCACATAGGTagaaacataagtaggtaatattaattttgtactaAATTTTTGTAATGATCAGTCATAGGTACTAATGATTGTTGGCCACGACGTCGACACTTTGGCCTCAAAGCGGTTTTACTCGACATAACTATAGAAGTAAACTTTTCCTACAACTTGAAAATAATTGTCGGTCGACGGTGGTCATCGTcacaaataaattgtaattaaggaACTTGGAAAGGATCACTATTGTCCTCGTTTATATTGCAAATCAATTGAAAGTGATGTCATCATGTTATTGAAAAGCATGTAGATTAATAGAAATAATACGTACTAGAACATAACAGTCTAGATAGTTACAATGTACATTTCTCACGGATATGAAAACAGTCGTTTACCTAACTCTGAACGAGATATAATCTAACGcgaatgaatgaaaaataaaacccgTCTAGAAGGAATTAACTGGTACAATTATTGCAAGTAACTgggcaataaaattaatttctcatagtttaaataaaagtgGTTTTCCtgcattataaaattaatttcttggAATTGTTTAACTTAAGGTTTAactcatttttagggttccgtacctcaaaaggaaaaaacggaacccttataggatcactttgttgtccgtctgtctgtctgtctgtctgtctgtctgtctgtctgtctgtctgtctgtctgtctgtctgtctgtctgtctgtcaagaccctttatctcaagaacgcgtggacgtatcaagatgaaattcacatgaaatgctcaggtctgttgtccctttaagctgtgaaaatatcaagcttctaagccaagccaatcaaaagatacaaccgattatgtcgatattttcaacaaattctcgacactcgcaaaggaatcaaaacctacagggtacttcccgtaaactcagagtcttgaaatttggcatgaagtattgtcatataatgcaaatataggaaaaattacgaaaatctcatttttttagttatataatataaaaaaatatattttaataaaatgaaacttactaccttatttctcacgaacgaataaaggtatcaaattgaaatttataccaaatacctaagtctattgtccctttaggcagtgaaaaaaacaaacttctaagttaacgcgatcaaaagatacagcagttataccgacaccttagacgaatttctgtcacacgctagggaatcaaaacctacaaggtacttcccgtgaactcagaatcttgaaattcgccacgaagcagcgttatatagtacagataaaggaaaaattgcgaaaatgataaatttgaagttacataaaatattaaaatattatttttgcttacacgacataaaatatttttttaataattataaacttactaactacccttttttacatgaacgcgtagagatattaaagttgaaattcatatcaaacacttcttaaatataattgccactaaactatgaaaaattttaaatcattcaaaggtcattgggcaccttagtatgaaaaccatacccacggcggatacgaacgaaatatagcacagtataatgataaaggctctgatttactatggcattagtcgcatctatgtgaaccgtgagaatctagagaaaatcaggtgtaaacatcaaatattttcctcatttcaatggggaatttaaacgaccaaatttgacggatttgagaaatcatttctttgtagtgaaagagtatactcgccgtttatttccattgtcatcaggtcaggatctgatgatggaaatcctgagaaatcgagggcaactataaaaaattgtaggcatgcataggattaaaacttgattctcagatgtatgtctggtgatactatcaaacagtgaaagtttagagcttacctgatgatggagacgtgagaaagtcgagagaactctatgcatgtttaaaaaaataatagatcccattagtagtgaattctcatcacctaaaataaaataagctccaacacaaggttacgttataaattgtaaaggagttcccataactatatctgatctttgctatcgatcccacaatggcagttaaacctatctatgtggaaagtcttcgccaatacgaataaaataagcccaaacacgtggtagttgcaacataccgttcaggagttccctcgactctctgtagtctccataatcaaatcagctccaaaccttcactgtttacaagtaccctcaaaaatacactcacatgtctggttttgactcgatgcgtgactacaatattcaagagttgccctcgattactcagggtttccagatcctttctttatgaaaagtctttaacaataaaaactagcattgcaacctgtaaaatcctctgaaactgcttgtctattatatttttcaaacgatcctggacattcaaagaaacgtcataccattctccacgatttaaaactactttgattcatgtccgccactttttacaaagcgggtcagatatgcccaatgacctttaagacataattagttattttcaatcagatttctgaatgatgactataaaatgttgtatataaataactttaataaaataacttttacaaggtactggcctactattttagttatattataaaataaaaaatattagctattttgactctcacgaaattaccataactatgattgttctaaactgaacggttggcgcgagactcactttttatctaaccaggatttgtacggaaccctcggtgcgcgagtccgactcgcacttggccggtttattttaaagtaatatcAATGTTGTGTTTAAAAATTCCTTGTTTGGGGAATCAGAATAGCACGCGATTTAAAGACCTCTTATGTTACGGCCAGACACCATAATCTATTAACATTCTTCACATAAGGCTATCTAGAATAGCTACTttaaactgtaataaaacaCAAGGTCCATGCTGATTTTGTCCCATTTACCACAATTTAGGAATAATTGTGCGATTTTCGCGACTGGTGGGCAATTTTAGAGACTAATTAGATTACCTTTATTGGGTGTTTTAAAAGATTAAATACGCGATATGCATAGTTTTGAATTCATTTAACACTTGCCGCGCTAAAAGCAGAAGTGCGTGAAATTTTTAGTTAAGTGTTAGTTGACATTCTATCCGTTAAGCTGTTATGGCAATTCTGACATCGATCCAACACCTGCATTTTGCAACGTGTTGCCTTGGTCTCGGTGTTGAGTTTATTGCTTTGGTAGCAAGCCTAAATCCACATTACTGAGATTTGGTTCACGAAACTAAGAAAACCATTCGCAAGCCTGGCTTATCAAACATAACACTAGACAGgaccatcatcatctcagccataggacgtccactgctgaacataggcctcccccttagatctccacagatacctgttggaggcgacctgcatccagcagGCAGGACATACCTAATCGTAGACAATTCAGTAAAATTcaagtttattatttacaagattttgttgtttttgaaatctgAGAAAGATTACACCCAATATAGAAGAATGTAAAAGGCACATTCTTGAGTCTCGTCTTGTCTAGTGTCTGGCTCTACTACACATTCCGAGATAGTA
This genomic window contains:
- the LOC124635286 gene encoding BTB/POZ domain-containing protein 6-B — its product is MTVVTNPARTNSDDEIESGHESAAGEYAASALDIEEHARLYDDEKQSDIVFVAGINGDTWRYPGHRRVLAATSPVFAALLACKTDVIVVDYIDRRGFEQLLRYHYCEPTQLNSVGTARCALDAAYKFLCAPLAERCARRLDEMLDAGVALEILRDLRFLCARLPGAASAPPLPALSDDAAARSLAQCSRWCDSLAHNALLVLDDDADTALTDERLEELTYEDLSLIVKRDTLRVSSELVLAEALSRWATAACKRTKRELTSANKRAALGELAYCPRYLLLSGEELDRALGLELLEPMERALVTARARKLSAPVPVGAEQESLLRRWARPRPVEPAALPVHLSPRSEPPVDEPQPSKLCARRPKRPKQPSFAPEEKRKKKGCCACFGEGLLRAFICLFD
- the LOC124635287 gene encoding uncharacterized protein LOC124635287, giving the protein MSDIFHSSCYTSRTSGYKYRTLSTNTGDRRSRDSREDSAYERKFRELRKAILTRVNKEVNQTHKARHTILDKFTKLDAKIDSMLELQNTVALLRQDLIAAGNSIMDILSKVDRIEGYNSRSEMMSFQSQMTNLRVQAPIVEEKEEQDSIVTHI